Proteins encoded in a region of the Pseudomonas viciae genome:
- the trpB gene encoding tryptophan synthase subunit beta, which yields MTQPTTPFNLRSGPDANGLFGAFGGRYVAETLMPLILDLAREYEVAKEDPAFLEELAYFQRDYVGRPSPLYFAERLTEYCGGAKIYLKREELNHTGAHKINNCIGQILLARRMGKKRIIAETGAGMHGVATATVAARFGLDCVIYMGTTDIERQQANVFRMKLLGAEVIPVVAGTGTLKDAMNEALRDWVTNVDSTFYLIGTVAGPHPYPAMVRDFQAVIGKETREQLQAQEGRLPDSLVACIGGGSNAMGLFHPFLDDKSVEIIGVEAAGYGIETGKHAASLNGGVPGVLHGNRTFLLQDEDGQIIDAHSISAGLDYPGIGPEHAWLHDIGRVQYTSVTDAEALEAFHKCCRLEGIIPALESAHALAEVFKRAPNLPKDHLMVVNLSGRGDKDMQTVMHHMEQSQQEKH from the coding sequence ATGACCCAGCCTACGACCCCTTTCAATCTGCGCAGTGGTCCTGACGCCAACGGCCTGTTCGGCGCGTTCGGTGGCCGCTATGTGGCCGAAACCCTCATGCCGCTGATCCTCGATCTGGCCCGCGAATACGAAGTTGCGAAGGAAGATCCGGCGTTCCTCGAGGAATTGGCCTACTTCCAGCGCGACTACGTCGGACGTCCGAGCCCGCTCTACTTCGCCGAGCGCCTCACTGAATACTGCGGCGGCGCCAAGATCTATCTCAAGCGCGAAGAGCTGAACCACACCGGCGCGCACAAGATCAACAACTGCATCGGCCAGATCCTGCTGGCGCGGCGCATGGGTAAAAAACGCATCATCGCCGAGACCGGCGCCGGCATGCACGGTGTGGCCACCGCCACCGTCGCTGCACGTTTCGGTCTGGATTGCGTGATCTACATGGGCACCACCGACATTGAGCGCCAGCAGGCCAACGTGTTCCGCATGAAGCTGCTGGGCGCCGAAGTGATCCCGGTGGTCGCCGGCACCGGCACCCTGAAGGATGCGATGAACGAGGCCCTGCGTGACTGGGTCACCAACGTCGACAGCACGTTCTACCTGATCGGCACCGTGGCGGGGCCGCACCCTTACCCGGCCATGGTTCGCGACTTCCAGGCGGTGATCGGCAAGGAAACCCGCGAGCAACTGCAAGCCCAGGAAGGTCGCCTGCCGGATAGCCTGGTGGCCTGCATCGGCGGTGGCTCCAACGCCATGGGCCTGTTCCATCCGTTCCTGGATGACAAGAGCGTCGAAATCATCGGTGTCGAAGCCGCAGGTTATGGCATCGAGACCGGCAAGCATGCGGCGAGCCTGAACGGCGGCGTGCCGGGGGTATTGCACGGCAACCGCACCTTCCTGTTGCAGGACGAGGACGGCCAGATCATCGACGCCCATTCGATTTCCGCCGGCCTCGACTACCCGGGTATCGGCCCGGAACACGCCTGGTTGCACGACATTGGCCGCGTCCAATACACCTCGGTCACCGACGCCGAAGCCCTGGAAGCCTTTCACAAATGCTGCCGCCTGGAAGGGATCATTCCCGCCCTGGAAAGCGCCCATGCCTTGGCTGAAGTGTTCAAACGCGCGCCGAACCTGCCCAAAGATCACTTGATGGTGGTCAACCTGTCCGGCCGTGGCGACAAAGACATGCAAACCGTGATGCACCATATGGAACAGTCCCAGCAGGAGAAACACTGA
- a CDS encoding LysR family transcriptional regulator: protein MSHDLPPLNALRAFEATARLNSVSQAAEQLHVTHGAVSRQLKVLEEHLGVSLFVKDGRGLKLTDAGLRLRDASADAFERLRSVCAELTRSTADAPFVLGCSGSLLARWFIPRLGRLNADLPDLRLHLSAGEGDLDPRRPGLDALLVFAEPPWPADMQVYELVSERIGPVMSPRYAGFARLQAAPVSALLGEPLLHTTSRPQAWPTWARQNALEPQALKFGQGFEHLYYLLEAAVAGLGVAIAPEPLVAEDLRAGRLVAPWGFDETPARLALWLPKRAADGRARQLAQWLRHELSQPA, encoded by the coding sequence ATGAGCCACGACCTTCCCCCGCTCAACGCCCTGCGCGCTTTCGAGGCCACCGCCCGCCTGAACAGCGTAAGCCAGGCGGCCGAACAGCTGCACGTCACCCACGGCGCCGTCAGTCGACAACTCAAGGTGCTGGAAGAGCACTTGGGTGTCAGCCTGTTCGTCAAGGATGGACGCGGCCTTAAACTCACAGATGCGGGCTTGCGCCTGCGCGATGCCAGCGCTGACGCGTTCGAACGCCTACGCAGTGTTTGCGCGGAACTGACCCGAAGCACAGCGGATGCCCCGTTCGTACTCGGTTGTTCGGGAAGCCTGCTGGCGCGCTGGTTTATACCCCGCCTGGGGAGGCTCAATGCCGACTTGCCAGACTTGCGCTTGCACCTGTCCGCCGGCGAAGGCGACCTGGACCCCAGGCGGCCAGGGCTGGACGCCCTGCTGGTGTTCGCCGAACCGCCCTGGCCCGCCGACATGCAAGTGTATGAACTGGTCAGCGAGCGGATCGGCCCGGTGATGAGCCCGCGTTACGCCGGTTTCGCCCGCCTGCAAGCCGCACCGGTCAGTGCGCTGCTGGGCGAGCCGTTGTTGCATACCACGTCTCGCCCCCAAGCCTGGCCAACCTGGGCACGACAAAACGCCCTTGAACCCCAGGCATTGAAATTCGGGCAAGGTTTCGAGCATTTGTATTATTTGCTGGAGGCTGCTGTTGCCGGGCTGGGCGTGGCCATCGCCCCCGAGCCGCTGGTGGCCGAGGACCTGCGCGCCGGTCGCCTGGTCGCGCCGTGGGGTTTCGACGAAACCCCGGCGCGACTGGCGTTGTGGCTACCCAAGCGCGCTGCGGACGGTCGCGCCCGGCAATTGGCGCAATGGCTCAGGCATGAGCTGAGCCAACCGGCCTAG
- a CDS encoding DUF883 family protein: protein MASNSLRKASLQSMEAEIESLLKSLESLKDDASDESRKTLKSLKANAENALKHSRHLLSDAYEEVKVKTRETGIATRDYAQEHPWTTAGVAVGALGLLAAYLLCKRGD, encoded by the coding sequence ATGGCCAGCAATTCGTTACGTAAAGCCTCGTTGCAAAGCATGGAAGCGGAGATCGAGAGTCTGCTCAAGTCGTTGGAGAGCCTGAAGGACGACGCTTCGGACGAGTCGCGCAAGACCCTCAAGTCGCTCAAGGCAAACGCTGAAAACGCGCTGAAACATTCTCGCCATCTGCTCAGCGATGCGTATGAAGAGGTCAAGGTGAAAACCCGTGAAACCGGGATCGCCACTCGTGACTACGCTCAGGAACACCCATGGACCACGGCCGGTGTCGCGGTCGGGGCGCTGGGTTTGTTGGCCGCTTATTTGTTGTGCAAACGCGGCGACTAG
- a CDS encoding dodecin yields MSDHHTYKKVELVGSSPTSIEDAINNALAEASKSLKHLEWFEVTETRGHIENGRAAHFQVTLKVGFRIVNS; encoded by the coding sequence ATGAGTGACCATCACACGTACAAAAAAGTCGAGCTGGTCGGCTCGTCGCCCACCAGTATTGAAGACGCCATCAACAATGCCCTGGCCGAGGCCAGCAAAAGCCTCAAGCACCTGGAATGGTTCGAAGTCACGGAAACCCGCGGGCACATCGAAAACGGCCGGGCCGCGCACTTCCAGGTGACCCTCAAAGTCGGGTTCCGGATTGTTAATAGCTGA
- a CDS encoding DUF1161 domain-containing protein — translation MNKLMVALGLLSLAGGAFAAGKPCEELKSEIAAKLDAKGVSGYSLEIVDKGAATDGKVVGSCEGGAKEIVYKRG, via the coding sequence ATGAACAAGTTGATGGTGGCCCTGGGTTTGCTGAGCCTTGCGGGTGGTGCATTTGCGGCCGGCAAGCCCTGCGAGGAGCTGAAAAGCGAAATCGCCGCAAAGCTCGATGCCAAGGGCGTGTCAGGTTACTCGCTGGAAATCGTCGATAAAGGCGCAGCAACTGACGGAAAAGTCGTCGGCAGCTGTGAGGGCGGCGCGAAAGAGATCGTCTACAAACGCGGCTGA
- a CDS encoding LLM class flavin-dependent oxidoreductase yields MKQLSEVKFSTLDLVPVRADGNAAQSLRNSLDLAQHVEKFGYTRFWVAEHHNMDGIASSATAVLLGYLAGGTSTIRVGSGGVMLPNHAPLIIAEQFGTLESLYPGRIDLGLGRAPGSDQMTARALRRERSGSADDFPEDVAELMRYLGPRTPDQRIIAMPGTGTNVPVWLLGSSLFSAQLAGERGLPYAFASHFAPRYMHEAIRIYRNHFKPSAVLDKPYVMLGVPLVAADTDEQADYLATSVYQRILALMRGQSLVQRPPVETMNGLWLPHEKEAVGDFLGLAMVGGPQKIRAKLEVLIEQTQADELIFTSDLYEHADRLRSYELLAQVMKG; encoded by the coding sequence ATGAAACAGCTGTCCGAAGTGAAGTTCTCAACCCTCGACCTTGTGCCTGTTCGCGCCGACGGCAATGCCGCCCAATCCTTGCGCAACTCGCTGGACCTGGCGCAGCACGTGGAAAAATTCGGCTACACCCGCTTCTGGGTGGCCGAGCACCACAACATGGATGGCATCGCCAGCTCCGCCACCGCAGTGCTGCTGGGCTATCTGGCGGGGGGCACTTCGACGATTCGCGTCGGTTCCGGCGGCGTGATGCTGCCCAACCATGCACCGTTGATCATCGCTGAACAGTTCGGCACGCTGGAAAGCCTTTACCCGGGGCGAATCGATCTGGGCCTTGGGCGCGCGCCTGGCTCCGACCAGATGACCGCCCGGGCGCTGCGTCGCGAGCGCTCTGGCAGTGCGGACGACTTCCCCGAAGACGTGGCTGAGCTGATGCGTTATCTCGGCCCGCGTACCCCGGACCAACGCATCATCGCCATGCCCGGCACGGGGACCAATGTGCCGGTATGGCTGCTGGGTTCGAGCCTGTTCAGCGCGCAACTGGCCGGCGAGCGCGGTTTGCCCTACGCCTTCGCCTCGCATTTCGCCCCGCGCTATATGCACGAGGCGATCCGCATCTACCGCAACCACTTCAAGCCGTCGGCGGTGCTCGACAAGCCTTACGTGATGCTCGGTGTACCTTTGGTCGCGGCGGACACGGACGAACAGGCCGATTACCTGGCGACCTCGGTGTATCAGCGGATCCTGGCACTGATGCGCGGCCAGAGCCTGGTGCAGCGCCCGCCGGTGGAGACCATGAATGGACTCTGGTTGCCCCATGAGAAAGAGGCGGTTGGCGATTTCCTTGGCCTGGCCATGGTCGGTGGGCCGCAGAAAATCAGGGCCAAGCTCGAAGTGCTGATCGAGCAAACCCAAGCCGATGAATTGATCTTCACCAGCGATCTGTATGAGCACGCTGATCGCTTGCGCTCGTATGAGTTGCTGGCGCAGGTCATGAAAGGCTGA
- a CDS encoding OsmC family protein produces MAIIKKASAHWEGDLKTGIGSISTETGVLREAPYGFKARFEGGKGTNPEELIGAAHAGCFSMAFSMILGDAGLKADSIDTNAEVTLDQVDGGFAITAVKLILKAKIPGASQAQFEELSTKAKEGCPVSKVLNAKITLDATLVS; encoded by the coding sequence ATGGCTATCATCAAGAAAGCATCGGCTCATTGGGAAGGTGACCTGAAAACCGGCATCGGCTCCATCTCCACGGAAACCGGCGTGTTGCGCGAAGCCCCCTATGGCTTCAAGGCGCGCTTCGAAGGCGGCAAGGGCACCAACCCTGAAGAACTGATCGGCGCGGCCCATGCGGGCTGCTTCTCCATGGCATTTTCGATGATCCTCGGCGATGCCGGGCTCAAGGCTGACAGTATCGACACCAACGCCGAAGTCACCCTGGACCAGGTCGACGGCGGCTTTGCGATTACCGCCGTAAAACTGATTCTCAAGGCCAAGATCCCCGGTGCCAGCCAAGCGCAATTCGAAGAACTGAGCACCAAGGCCAAGGAAGGTTGCCCGGTTTCCAAGGTGCTGAACGCGAAGATCACCCTGGATGCCACGCTGGTGAGCTGA
- a CDS encoding DUF1161 domain-containing protein, protein MKRFALAIIGYAVATSALAAPKPCDELKAEIEAKIQAQGVTSYTLEIVTNDEVHDENMVVGSCENGTKKIIYQKNDR, encoded by the coding sequence ATGAAACGATTTGCCCTGGCGATCATCGGGTACGCAGTAGCCACATCAGCTCTCGCGGCCCCTAAACCCTGCGACGAACTCAAGGCTGAGATCGAAGCCAAGATCCAGGCCCAAGGCGTGACGTCCTACACGCTGGAAATTGTCACTAACGACGAAGTGCACGACGAGAATATGGTCGTGGGCAGTTGCGAAAACGGCACGAAAAAAATCATCTATCAAAAGAACGACCGCTGA
- a CDS encoding aminopeptidase, with protein sequence MIRPHSSHRLLDRVFRILFPGLLLLLLNGCASVGYYSQLASGQLRLLQAREPIDQVIADPARDPKLRAHLAQAREARTFASAHLHLPDNKSYRLYADIGRPFVVWNVFATPEFSLAPQNHCFPIAGCVAYRGYYTQGAARGEAALQRLRGMDVAIGGVEAYSTLGWFNDPILSSMMHWGDERLATLIFHELAHQRFYVKDDTEFNESFATFVEQEGTRQWRASRGLAPDTGNQMRQRDQFIQLVLDTRQRLEKLYTQALPAEQMRQRKAQEFQRLRTDYQQLRDTQWAGNKRYDAWVYAPLNNARLLPFGLYDQWVPAFAALFQQERRDWTAFYAAVEKLGKLPADERKAALKALAESKTSVD encoded by the coding sequence TTGATCAGGCCGCATTCAAGCCATCGGTTACTCGACCGTGTTTTCCGGATTTTGTTTCCAGGCCTCCTGCTTTTGTTACTCAACGGTTGTGCAAGCGTCGGTTACTACAGCCAGCTCGCCAGCGGGCAACTGCGACTGTTGCAGGCCCGCGAGCCAATCGACCAAGTGATTGCCGACCCCGCCCGCGATCCAAAATTGCGCGCTCATCTGGCCCAGGCCCGCGAAGCCCGAACATTCGCCAGTGCGCACCTGCACCTGCCGGACAACAAAAGCTACCGCCTGTATGCGGACATTGGCCGCCCGTTCGTAGTCTGGAATGTCTTCGCCACGCCAGAATTTTCCCTGGCCCCGCAAAATCACTGCTTCCCCATCGCCGGTTGCGTGGCCTATCGCGGCTACTACACCCAGGGTGCCGCCCGTGGCGAGGCTGCCCTGCAGCGCTTGCGTGGCATGGATGTGGCGATTGGCGGCGTAGAGGCTTACTCAACGCTGGGCTGGTTCAACGACCCGATCCTGAGCTCAATGATGCACTGGGGCGACGAACGCCTGGCGACACTGATCTTTCACGAACTGGCGCACCAGCGCTTCTATGTAAAGGACGACACCGAATTCAACGAATCCTTCGCCACCTTCGTCGAACAGGAAGGCACCCGCCAGTGGCGCGCCAGTCGCGGCTTAGCCCCGGATACCGGTAACCAGATGCGCCAGCGCGACCAGTTCATCCAACTGGTCCTCGACACTCGCCAGCGCCTGGAAAAGCTCTACACCCAAGCCCTGCCGGCCGAACAAATGCGCCAGCGCAAGGCCCAAGAATTCCAGCGCCTGCGCACCGACTACCAGCAACTGCGCGACACCCAGTGGGCAGGCAACAAGCGCTACGACGCCTGGGTCTACGCGCCGCTGAACAATGCGCGGTTATTGCCGTTTGGGTTGTATGACCAATGGGTGCCGGCGTTTGCGGCGCTGTTCCAGCAAGAGCGCAGGGACTGGACTGCGTTTTATGCCGCTGTGGAAAAGCTCGGCAAGTTGCCTGCTGATGAACGCAAAGCGGCATTGAAGGCGCTGGCAGAATCGAAGACGTCTGTTGACTGA
- a CDS encoding HAD family hydrolase produces MHYPTVLFDLDGTLTDPREGITRSIQFALSQLGIDEPDLTRLEHFIGPPLLQAFMQFYDFDEAKAWEAVGFYRERFKVTGLYENRVFDGVVPLLETLGEQGRQLYIATSKPWVFAREIARHFDFARHFKVIYGSELDGTRTDKVELIAHLMAEEGLDPANTLMIGDRKHDLIGARSNGLDAAAVGYGFGSYEELNAEGPVYHFETLDELHRAFLRG; encoded by the coding sequence ATGCATTACCCAACCGTACTCTTTGACCTCGACGGCACCCTCACCGACCCCCGCGAGGGCATCACCCGCTCGATCCAGTTCGCCTTGAGCCAACTGGGTATCGACGAACCCGACCTGACCCGCCTCGAACACTTCATCGGCCCGCCGCTGTTGCAGGCTTTTATGCAGTTCTACGACTTCGATGAAGCGAAAGCCTGGGAAGCGGTGGGTTTCTATCGCGAACGCTTCAAAGTCACCGGGTTGTACGAAAACCGGGTGTTTGACGGCGTGGTGCCCCTGCTGGAAACCTTGGGCGAGCAGGGCCGGCAACTGTACATCGCCACCTCCAAACCCTGGGTCTTCGCCCGGGAAATCGCCCGCCACTTCGACTTTGCCCGGCACTTCAAAGTGATTTATGGCAGTGAGCTGGATGGTACGCGCACCGACAAAGTCGAGTTGATTGCTCATCTGATGGCTGAAGAAGGCCTCGACCCGGCAAATACCTTGATGATTGGCGACCGCAAGCATGACCTGATCGGCGCTCGTAGCAATGGGCTGGATGCGGCGGCGGTGGGGTATGGGTTTGGCAGTTATGAGGAGTTGAATGCGGAGGGGCCGGTTTATCACTTTGAAACGCTGGATGAGTTGCATCGGGCGTTTTTGCGGGGTTAG
- a CDS encoding gamma carbonic anhydrase family protein, which produces MTLRTYQNHRPRLARGAFVDSTAVVIGDVEIGEDSSVWPLTVIRGDMHRIRIGARTSVQDGCVLHITHAGPFNPDGFPLLIGDDVTIAHKVMLHGCSVGSRILIGMGSIVMDGAVVEDDVIIGAGSLVPPGKRLESGFLYVGSPVKQARPLTDKERAFFTYSAANYVKLKDLHLAEGYDQV; this is translated from the coding sequence GTGACCCTTCGCACGTACCAGAATCACCGCCCACGGCTTGCCCGCGGGGCTTTTGTCGACAGCACCGCAGTGGTGATCGGCGACGTCGAAATCGGCGAAGACAGCTCCGTCTGGCCGCTGACGGTCATTCGCGGCGACATGCACCGCATCCGCATCGGTGCCCGCACCAGCGTCCAGGATGGTTGCGTGCTGCACATCACCCACGCCGGCCCGTTCAATCCCGATGGCTTTCCGCTGTTGATCGGCGACGACGTGACCATCGCCCACAAAGTCATGCTCCATGGCTGCTCCGTAGGCAGTCGGATCCTGATCGGCATGGGTAGCATCGTCATGGACGGCGCGGTCGTCGAGGACGACGTGATCATCGGCGCCGGTAGCCTCGTACCGCCGGGCAAGCGCCTGGAAAGCGGCTTCTTGTACGTGGGCAGCCCGGTGAAACAGGCCCGGCCACTGACCGACAAGGAACGCGCCTTTTTCACCTACAGCGCGGCGAACTACGTGAAGCTCAAGGACCTGCATTTGGCCGAAGGTTACGACCAGGTCTGA